In a genomic window of Hyphomonas sp.:
- a CDS encoding CaiB/BaiF CoA-transferase family protein has translation MPGTNLLSDIRIADMTTVIFGPYCTQTLADMGADVVKVEPAGGDDFRNVGKPANNRNMGPCHMTINRGKRSVVWDLKSEDGQTAIRELIRQSDVFIHNIRPDAVARLGLTFEEVKAIRPDIVYVHCLGFGSDGPYAGRPAYDDLIQGLSGATMLLPKVDGNERPRFIPTAFADKVSGLHAMYATLAALHHRDRTGEAVHVEVPMFECVTHFLLEEHFYEAEFDPPVGPFCYQRQVDPSRQPLKTANGWIVIAPYVDARWIKLFDVMGAPEELQDDRIADRKGRFFNQDYMMGRVQVYFEKQTTEYWLKALGDADIPAARVNDFPDLQSDPHLVATGFFKRREHPSEGAYWETQPPVVFRGAPHREITPAPRIGEHTETVLAELGLGLD, from the coding sequence ATGCCAGGCACCAATTTGCTGTCGGATATCAGGATCGCAGACATGACGACGGTCATTTTCGGACCGTACTGCACCCAGACCCTGGCAGACATGGGCGCCGATGTCGTGAAAGTGGAGCCCGCCGGCGGTGATGATTTCCGCAATGTCGGCAAGCCGGCAAATAACCGGAATATGGGCCCCTGCCACATGACGATCAATCGCGGCAAGCGGTCCGTGGTCTGGGACCTCAAATCCGAAGATGGCCAGACGGCCATTCGGGAACTCATCCGCCAGAGCGACGTGTTCATCCACAATATCCGGCCGGATGCCGTTGCACGTCTGGGGCTGACATTCGAGGAAGTGAAGGCCATCCGCCCGGACATTGTCTACGTCCATTGCCTCGGTTTCGGATCGGACGGCCCCTATGCTGGCCGACCGGCCTATGATGACCTGATTCAGGGCCTGTCCGGCGCCACGATGCTGCTGCCGAAAGTCGACGGGAACGAGCGGCCCAGGTTCATTCCGACCGCGTTTGCCGACAAGGTGTCCGGGCTCCACGCCATGTATGCCACGCTCGCGGCCCTGCACCACCGGGACCGGACGGGGGAGGCGGTGCACGTCGAAGTGCCCATGTTCGAATGCGTCACGCATTTCCTGCTGGAGGAGCATTTCTACGAAGCCGAGTTCGATCCGCCGGTCGGGCCCTTCTGCTACCAGCGGCAGGTCGACCCGTCGCGCCAGCCGCTGAAGACGGCAAATGGATGGATCGTGATTGCGCCCTATGTGGATGCGCGCTGGATCAAGCTGTTCGATGTGATGGGGGCTCCTGAAGAGCTCCAGGATGACCGGATCGCTGACCGCAAGGGCCGCTTCTTCAATCAGGACTACATGATGGGCCGTGTTCAGGTCTATTTCGAAAAGCAGACGACGGAGTACTGGTTGAAGGCGCTGGGGGACGCCGACATTCCCGCCGCCCGCGTAAATGACTTTCCGGACCTGCAATCCGATCCGCACCTTGTTGCGACCGGCTTCTTCAAGCGCAGGGAGCATCCGTCCGAGGGCGCCTATTGGGAAACCCAGCCGCCAGTTGTATTCCGGGGCGCACCGCACCGCGAGATCACACCAGCCCCGCGCATTGGGGAGCACACGGAAACGGTGCTGGCTGAACTGGGGCTCGGCCTGGACTAG
- the plsX gene encoding phosphate acyltransferase PlsX encodes MAQGLILAIDAMGGDDAPEVTVKGAELFLAARPGARVRLHGDESRLRPLVSASPERLEIVHTDLVVTSEMKPSQALRRGKGSSMWNAIEDVKEGRAQASVSAGNTGALMAISMLVLRKMDGVHRPAMTAAWPTLRGRSVVLDVGANLEADAAQLVSFAIMGEAYARAILGIDKPTIGILNIGSEEMKGHDEIREAHEWLRNSGLDLDYHGFIEGDDISSGTVDVIVTDGFTGNVALKAGEGVARMLGTRVREALTSGLFSKLGAVLAMGGLKRLREQMNPSNVNGGVLLGLGGVSVKSHGGTDSRGFTRACELAADLATSHYRDEVAANLNKIRQKGMAAE; translated from the coding sequence ATGGCCCAAGGCCTGATTCTGGCAATTGACGCGATGGGGGGCGATGATGCTCCTGAAGTCACCGTGAAGGGCGCCGAGCTTTTTCTCGCTGCTCGGCCCGGCGCGCGCGTCCGCCTGCACGGGGATGAAAGCCGCTTGCGCCCCCTGGTTTCCGCATCGCCTGAGCGTCTGGAAATTGTGCACACCGATCTGGTGGTGACCAGCGAGATGAAGCCCAGTCAGGCCCTGCGCCGAGGTAAGGGCTCGTCCATGTGGAACGCCATCGAGGATGTGAAGGAAGGCCGCGCACAGGCTTCGGTCTCGGCCGGCAACACCGGCGCGCTGATGGCAATCTCAATGCTCGTCCTGCGCAAGATGGATGGTGTTCACCGCCCGGCCATGACGGCGGCCTGGCCGACGCTTCGCGGACGGAGCGTCGTGCTGGATGTCGGCGCAAATCTTGAGGCGGATGCTGCGCAACTCGTCAGTTTCGCCATCATGGGCGAAGCCTATGCCCGGGCGATCCTGGGCATCGACAAGCCGACGATCGGTATTCTCAATATCGGGTCCGAGGAAATGAAGGGACATGACGAGATTCGCGAAGCCCATGAGTGGCTGCGCAATTCCGGTCTCGATCTCGATTATCATGGCTTCATCGAAGGCGACGACATTTCCTCCGGCACGGTCGATGTCATTGTCACAGACGGGTTTACGGGCAATGTGGCCCTCAAGGCTGGCGAGGGCGTGGCCCGGATGCTGGGCACCCGCGTCCGCGAGGCGCTGACAAGCGGCCTTTTCTCCAAACTTGGCGCGGTACTGGCCATGGGCGGCCTGAAACGCCTGCGCGAACAGATGAATCCCAGCAATGTGAATGGCGGCGTTCTGCTCGGATTGGGCGGTGTGTCCGTGAAAAGCCACGGAGGCACAGACAGCCGGGGGTTTACGCGGGCCTGTGAACTCGCCGCCGATCTTGCGACCAGTCATTACCGGGACGAGGTCGCCGCCAATCTCAACAAGATCAGACAGAAAGGTATGGCCGCCGAATAG
- a CDS encoding beta-ketoacyl-ACP synthase III has product MARRSFIRGTGSYLPEKVLTNDDLSRMVDTTDDWIVERTGIRRRHVAADGELTSDIATAAARQALEAAGLQASDVDLIVLATTTPDQTFPATATAVQAKLGVNQGAAFDVQAVCSGFLFALATADSMLKQGLFNTALVIGAETFTRILDWSDRGTCVLFGDGGGAVVLQAEEWSGAADAGIITHHIRTDGTKSDLLYVDGGVSSTGTVGHVRMEGNKVFRHAVANISSAIQAVLDETGLTSDEIDWFVPHQANKRILDAVAKRMNIDDEKVVITVNEHANTSAASIPLALNHAIRSGRAKPGDLVLSEAMGGGFSWGASLFRL; this is encoded by the coding sequence ATGGCACGGCGCAGTTTTATCCGTGGAACCGGCAGCTACCTGCCCGAGAAGGTCCTGACCAATGACGACCTGTCCCGTATGGTCGACACGACCGACGACTGGATCGTGGAACGCACCGGCATTCGCCGCCGACATGTTGCGGCCGATGGCGAACTGACGTCCGACATTGCGACCGCCGCGGCGCGTCAGGCGCTCGAAGCTGCTGGCCTGCAGGCCAGTGACGTGGACCTCATCGTGCTCGCCACGACAACGCCAGACCAGACATTTCCGGCCACTGCCACCGCAGTACAGGCCAAGCTGGGCGTGAACCAGGGCGCTGCGTTTGACGTCCAGGCCGTGTGCTCGGGCTTTCTGTTCGCACTGGCCACGGCGGATTCCATGTTGAAACAGGGCCTTTTCAACACCGCTCTCGTGATCGGCGCTGAAACCTTCACGCGCATCCTGGACTGGTCCGACCGGGGCACCTGCGTCCTGTTCGGGGATGGCGGCGGCGCGGTCGTGCTGCAGGCAGAGGAATGGTCAGGCGCCGCCGATGCAGGAATCATCACGCATCACATCCGCACCGATGGCACCAAGTCGGATCTGCTCTATGTCGATGGCGGCGTCAGCTCGACCGGTACGGTCGGCCATGTCCGCATGGAGGGGAACAAGGTGTTCCGCCATGCCGTGGCAAACATCTCCTCGGCGATTCAGGCGGTACTCGATGAAACCGGGCTGACTTCGGATGAAATCGACTGGTTCGTTCCGCACCAGGCCAACAAGCGCATTCTGGATGCCGTGGCCAAACGGATGAACATTGATGACGAGAAAGTGGTCATCACGGTCAACGAACATGCGAACACGTCTGCAGCATCCATTCCGCTTGCACTCAATCATGCGATTCGCAGTGGACGGGCCAAGCCGGGCGATCTGGTCCTGTCGGAAGCCATGGGCGGCGGATTTTCCTGGGGCGCCAGCCTTTTCCGCCTCTAG
- a CDS encoding alpha/beta hydrolase, with protein sequence MIHGPTSHTYMSQRLRLHYVDWGNESAPPLILLHGGRDHCRSWDWVAQELRKDWHVIAPDLRGHGDSAWSADGEYSARACVYDFAQLIHQKKLAPVTIVAHSYGGNIALRYTGIYPENVRRLVAIEGLGPSPKMLQERFGRPIDERMREWIDAKRGIAGRVPKRYATLEDAYTRMKEENSYLNDEQARHLTIHGISQNEDGTWSWKFDNYFRTFPPYDMAQEDLEYLWTQITCPTLLLYGEKSWASNPAEDGRINKFGNAQVKLYEDAGHWLHHDKFDQFIGDLNAFL encoded by the coding sequence ATGATTCATGGACCGACTTCGCACACCTACATGTCGCAACGCCTGCGACTGCACTATGTCGATTGGGGCAATGAGTCCGCCCCGCCGCTGATCCTGCTGCACGGCGGACGCGATCATTGCCGCAGCTGGGACTGGGTTGCGCAGGAGTTGCGAAAGGACTGGCACGTGATCGCGCCGGACCTGCGGGGGCATGGCGACAGCGCCTGGTCAGCGGATGGCGAATATTCGGCGCGCGCCTGCGTGTATGATTTTGCTCAGCTGATCCACCAGAAAAAACTCGCGCCGGTGACCATCGTCGCCCACTCCTATGGCGGCAATATTGCTCTGAGATATACCGGCATCTACCCGGAAAACGTGCGTCGGCTGGTTGCCATCGAAGGCCTCGGCCCGTCCCCGAAAATGCTGCAGGAGCGCTTCGGCCGTCCGATTGACGAGCGCATGAGGGAATGGATCGATGCCAAGCGCGGAATCGCCGGACGCGTGCCGAAGCGCTATGCCACGCTGGAAGACGCATATACGCGGATGAAGGAAGAGAACAGTTATCTGAACGACGAACAGGCCCGGCACCTGACCATCCATGGCATCAGCCAGAATGAGGACGGAACCTGGTCGTGGAAGTTCGACAATTATTTCAGAACTTTCCCGCCCTATGACATGGCGCAGGAAGATCTCGAATATCTGTGGACGCAGATCACCTGCCCGACTCTGCTCCTGTACGGCGAAAAGAGCTGGGCCTCCAATCCTGCCGAAGACGGACGGATCAACAAATTCGGGAATGCACAGGTCAAACTGTATGAGGATGCCGGCCACTGGCTGCATCATGACAAGTTCGACCAGTTCATCGGCGACCTGAACGCCTTTCTCTAA
- a CDS encoding MerR family transcriptional regulator has translation MSANRARITKSAQAFRSIGEAAGELGLETHVIRYWETKFTKDVRPIKRADGRRMFRPQDLDALRAIQILVHEKGMTLKGAKALLAEQGVEAVLSGAATLGTSPARELQKTVADAFAGDASDGSDDGQRERLEDTLVELTDLKARLDAIRQKRAA, from the coding sequence ATGTCGGCAAACCGGGCCCGGATCACGAAATCTGCGCAAGCCTTCCGTTCCATTGGCGAAGCAGCAGGCGAACTCGGTCTGGAAACGCACGTTATCCGATACTGGGAGACCAAGTTCACGAAAGATGTCCGTCCGATCAAGCGGGCTGATGGCCGACGCATGTTTCGCCCGCAGGATCTCGATGCCCTCCGGGCGATCCAGATCCTCGTCCATGAGAAGGGCATGACGCTCAAAGGGGCCAAGGCACTGCTCGCCGAACAGGGCGTTGAGGCGGTCCTGTCCGGCGCAGCCACGCTGGGCACCAGCCCGGCGCGGGAACTTCAGAAGACCGTGGCAGATGCCTTCGCAGGCGATGCCTCCGACGGTTCGGACGATGGCCAGCGCGAACGTCTTGAAGACACGCTCGTGGAGTTGACCGATCTGAAAGCGCGGCTGGATGCCATCCGGCAGAAACGCGCAGCCTGA
- a CDS encoding ubiquinol-cytochrome C chaperone family protein, whose amino-acid sequence MVGFSGIWNGRGKKAKAAARVLYARVAEAALDTGLYAQGAAIDTFEGRAAMVTAHAALVIGRLRHIGSAQARKTAESLNHLVLDGFDAAFRELGVGDSSIARKVRKLAEVHYGIGKSLSVALDQPAPGRTGALIDTIQRNGLTQPGQEGRLAEYLLQNQAALDATTDDSILAGNFDWSALRQD is encoded by the coding sequence TTGGTCGGGTTTTCCGGAATATGGAACGGACGTGGCAAAAAGGCGAAGGCGGCGGCGCGAGTTCTCTACGCCCGCGTGGCCGAAGCTGCGCTGGATACCGGCCTGTACGCACAGGGCGCCGCCATCGATACCTTCGAAGGCCGGGCTGCCATGGTCACCGCGCATGCGGCTCTGGTCATCGGGCGGCTGAGGCACATCGGCTCTGCCCAGGCGCGCAAGACTGCCGAATCGCTCAACCATCTTGTCCTGGACGGGTTTGATGCCGCTTTTCGCGAACTGGGCGTCGGCGACTCGTCGATTGCCCGCAAGGTCCGCAAACTGGCAGAAGTGCATTATGGGATTGGCAAGAGCTTGTCCGTTGCGCTGGACCAGCCGGCGCCGGGCAGGACGGGAGCGCTCATCGATACGATTCAGCGCAACGGATTGACGCAACCCGGCCAGGAAGGCCGCCTTGCAGAATACCTGCTGCAGAATCAGGCTGCACTTGACGCTACGACAGATGACAGCATTCTGGCGGGAAATTTCGACTGGTCGGCGCTGCGCCAAGATTAG
- a CDS encoding SDR family NAD(P)-dependent oxidoreductase, with protein MTDRLLDFSGKVALVTGGSRGLGREMVMALAERGADLIIASRKAEACETVAEEVRSMGRRALAIGAHCGKWDEIDSLIEAAYAEFGRVDILVNNAGMGPRMPSEEVPENLYDSVLNLNLKGPYRLSSVIGKRMKDAGSGAILNISSVAALQPLAQVVPYSAAKAGLNAMTIGLAREYAPEVRVNCICAGPFLTDIAKAWTEEARQTADNALGRPGRPEEIVSAALYLLSPASTFSTGSVITVDGGI; from the coding sequence ATGACAGACAGATTGCTGGATTTCAGCGGCAAGGTGGCACTGGTCACGGGCGGCAGTCGCGGTCTTGGCCGTGAGATGGTGATGGCGCTGGCCGAGCGCGGGGCGGACTTGATCATCGCCAGCCGCAAGGCCGAAGCGTGCGAGACCGTTGCCGAGGAGGTCCGGTCCATGGGTCGGCGTGCCCTTGCCATCGGGGCGCATTGCGGAAAATGGGACGAGATCGACAGCCTGATCGAAGCGGCCTATGCCGAATTCGGCCGCGTCGACATTCTCGTCAACAATGCCGGCATGGGCCCGCGCATGCCGAGCGAAGAAGTTCCGGAAAACCTCTATGACAGCGTACTGAACCTGAACCTCAAGGGGCCGTACCGGCTATCCAGTGTGATCGGCAAGCGGATGAAAGATGCCGGGTCCGGCGCCATACTGAACATCTCGTCTGTCGCAGCCCTTCAACCACTGGCACAGGTCGTGCCCTACAGCGCCGCCAAGGCGGGACTGAACGCCATGACCATCGGACTGGCCCGGGAATATGCGCCGGAAGTGCGCGTAAACTGTATCTGCGCGGGGCCGTTCCTGACCGACATTGCAAAGGCCTGGACCGAAGAAGCCCGGCAGACGGCAGACAATGCACTTGGCCGTCCGGGGCGTCCTGAAGAGATCGTGTCTGCCGCGCTCTATTTGTTGAGCCCGGCCTCGACCTTCTCGACAGGGTCGGTCATCACTGTCGATGGCGGCATCTAG
- a CDS encoding glycosyltransferase family 2 protein yields the protein MTDRGQSALTVSVILPTFNRAHLITESIDSLLAQTADILEIIIVDDGSTDNTREVLASYADRVTLLTQQNGGKLSALNHGFSRARGDLIWIMDDDDIAPADALERLLGPFREDPETRISYGALRKFTINPETGAREFLHTYPYPPEDGRSFFVHVLEDCFITGQPCLLVRRSCYEAIGPMPEEITISEDYAVLMRLARRFDAHRVDAVTLLQRQHEGPRGPKDIRYAADTRYDRWCAADTTLMEDLLPRLSLGEFLDYDAPAVPTDPAARRQAYFQKSVIAARKKLWPAALSALRAGVAANPEARLRPVERTILSRMLGCRYGVDEVIAEPGILDEIRAALGPLAHRKDAIAAIASLLPFLVKTAMRQGDHRRAWAKWSLYWRLTGLRTGVRTGVQRLLRTS from the coding sequence GTGACTGACCGGGGACAATCCGCCTTGACCGTCTCGGTGATCCTGCCGACGTTCAACCGCGCTCATCTCATCACAGAGAGCATAGACAGCCTGTTGGCCCAGACCGCAGACATCTTGGAGATCATCATCGTGGATGATGGCTCGACGGACAATACGCGGGAAGTTCTGGCGAGCTATGCGGACCGGGTTACGTTGCTGACACAACAGAATGGCGGAAAACTGTCAGCGCTGAACCATGGCTTCTCCCGCGCGCGCGGTGATCTCATCTGGATCATGGATGATGACGATATTGCGCCGGCCGATGCGCTGGAGCGCCTGCTCGGACCATTCCGCGAGGATCCCGAAACCCGGATCAGCTATGGCGCATTGCGCAAGTTCACCATCAATCCGGAGACGGGCGCGCGCGAATTCCTGCACACCTATCCCTATCCGCCTGAAGATGGGCGATCCTTTTTCGTGCATGTCCTGGAAGACTGTTTCATCACTGGCCAGCCCTGCCTGCTGGTGCGGCGTAGTTGCTATGAGGCCATCGGCCCAATGCCGGAAGAGATCACCATCTCCGAGGATTATGCCGTCCTGATGCGGCTGGCGCGCCGTTTCGATGCGCACCGGGTTGATGCGGTCACGCTGTTGCAGCGCCAGCATGAAGGCCCGCGCGGGCCGAAGGACATCCGGTATGCGGCCGATACCCGCTATGATCGCTGGTGCGCAGCGGACACGACCCTGATGGAAGATCTCTTGCCGAGGCTCTCTCTCGGGGAATTCCTGGACTATGACGCCCCCGCCGTCCCGACGGATCCAGCCGCGCGTCGGCAGGCCTATTTCCAGAAATCTGTGATCGCGGCCCGCAAGAAATTGTGGCCGGCGGCCCTGTCTGCCCTGCGGGCGGGCGTGGCTGCAAATCCGGAGGCCCGCCTGCGTCCGGTCGAGCGGACCATCCTCTCCCGAATGCTCGGATGCCGTTATGGTGTGGATGAGGTGATCGCCGAGCCGGGAATCCTGGACGAGATCCGCGCCGCGCTCGGTCCGCTGGCGCACCGAAAGGATGCGATTGCGGCCATTGCCAGCCTGCTGCCATTCCTCGTGAAGACTGCCATGCGGCAGGGAGACCATCGTCGCGCCTGGGCCAAATGGAGCCTCTATTGGCGGCTCACCGGCCTGCGGACCGGCGTGCGGACCGGTGTCCAGAGATTGCTGCGAACCTCCTGA
- a CDS encoding S9 family peptidase, whose product MTESPAPDGAQTPSNTAESADAVATRPAPPVARRIDHEITQIGRTRNDPYHWMKDERWQDVMRDPSVLRQDIRAYLEAENAYTKAALETPTEALRNELFKEMRGRIKEDDSSVPEIDGPYAYYTRYREGGEYPIIARRAAEHAFDPNAEETILLDGDALAKGHDYFSFGGIDTSPDHSLIAYATDTQGSEFYSIRIKNTQTGKDQDVHIYSAYGPFEWSADGKRIFWIHRDENARPDSVWQRDLESGEDTLVYKEEDPGVFLSINKSASEEVIFISASSHTTSEIYWFPSDEADPAPRLIAPRQTDNEYNVAHWDGQFYITTNLDGAVDFKLMRAPMESTSRDAWEEVVPHRPGTLILGMQPQRDYLAIMERENGLPRIVIHAREDGATHEISFEEAAYSLGLDSGYDFNTPILRFDYSSPTTPDQVFDYDLNTRERVLRKTQEVPSGHNPDDYVAERLMAPSWDGAEVPITLLRHKSTPVDGSAPMLLYGYGSYGITYPADFRTSRLSLVDRGVIYAIVHPRGSKAKGYQWYLDGKLEKKPNTFKDFIAAGHFLVDQDYTSEGNIVAYGGSAGGLLMGAVANMDPELFGGIIAAVPFVDVINTMSDESLPLTPPEWPEWGNPLVSAEDYDTILAYSPYDNVADRPYPPMLITGGLSDPRVTYWEPTKWAARLRHDAPNGGPYFLRIEMEGGHGGASGRFEGLKDIALDYAFALAAMGKVEDVDLKED is encoded by the coding sequence ATGACTGAATCCCCTGCCCCTGACGGGGCCCAGACCCCTTCCAACACCGCAGAATCGGCTGACGCCGTGGCCACCCGGCCGGCCCCGCCGGTCGCTCGCCGCATCGATCACGAGATCACCCAAATCGGTCGCACGCGCAATGATCCCTATCACTGGATGAAGGATGAGCGCTGGCAGGACGTGATGCGCGACCCGAGTGTTCTGCGACAGGACATCCGGGCGTATCTCGAAGCCGAGAATGCCTATACGAAAGCCGCGCTGGAGACCCCGACCGAAGCCTTGCGGAATGAATTGTTCAAGGAAATGCGCGGACGCATCAAGGAGGATGACAGTTCCGTTCCGGAAATTGATGGTCCTTATGCCTACTATACCCGCTATCGCGAAGGCGGCGAGTATCCGATCATTGCGCGCCGGGCTGCCGAGCATGCCTTTGACCCGAATGCCGAGGAAACGATCCTTCTGGACGGGGACGCCCTGGCCAAGGGCCATGACTATTTCTCCTTCGGCGGCATCGATACCTCACCGGACCACAGCCTGATCGCCTATGCCACCGATACCCAGGGCAGCGAATTCTATTCCATCCGGATCAAGAACACGCAGACTGGCAAAGATCAGGACGTCCACATCTACAGTGCCTATGGCCCGTTCGAATGGAGCGCGGATGGCAAGCGCATCTTCTGGATTCATCGCGACGAGAATGCCCGTCCCGATTCGGTCTGGCAGCGCGACCTGGAAAGTGGCGAAGACACACTGGTCTACAAGGAGGAAGATCCGGGCGTCTTCCTCAGTATCAACAAGAGCGCCAGCGAAGAGGTGATCTTCATCTCGGCATCCAGCCACACAACGTCGGAGATCTACTGGTTCCCATCGGACGAAGCCGACCCGGCGCCGCGCCTCATCGCGCCGCGCCAGACCGACAATGAGTACAATGTCGCGCATTGGGACGGTCAGTTCTACATCACCACGAATCTCGACGGTGCAGTCGATTTCAAGCTGATGCGCGCGCCGATGGAATCGACCAGCCGCGATGCCTGGGAGGAAGTGGTACCGCATCGTCCGGGCACGCTCATTCTCGGCATGCAGCCGCAACGCGACTATCTGGCGATCATGGAACGCGAGAACGGCCTGCCGCGCATCGTGATCCATGCGCGGGAGGATGGCGCGACACACGAAATCAGTTTCGAGGAGGCAGCCTATTCACTCGGCCTGGACAGTGGATATGATTTCAACACGCCCATCCTGCGCTTCGACTATTCGTCTCCGACCACGCCGGACCAGGTATTCGACTACGACCTGAACACACGCGAGCGCGTGCTGCGCAAGACACAGGAAGTGCCGTCCGGCCACAATCCGGACGATTATGTCGCTGAACGCCTGATGGCGCCGTCCTGGGACGGGGCGGAAGTGCCGATCACCCTGCTGCGCCACAAATCAACCCCGGTCGACGGCAGCGCGCCGATGCTGCTCTATGGCTATGGATCCTATGGCATCACCTATCCGGCCGACTTCCGCACGAGCCGGCTTAGCCTGGTCGATCGCGGCGTCATCTATGCCATCGTCCACCCGCGCGGCAGCAAGGCGAAGGGGTATCAGTGGTATCTTGACGGCAAGCTGGAGAAGAAACCGAACACGTTCAAGGACTTCATCGCGGCCGGGCACTTCCTTGTTGATCAGGACTATACGTCTGAAGGCAATATCGTCGCCTATGGGGGATCTGCCGGTGGCCTGCTGATGGGCGCCGTTGCCAATATGGACCCGGAGCTCTTTGGCGGGATCATCGCCGCCGTTCCCTTCGTCGACGTCATCAACACGATGTCGGATGAGAGCCTGCCCCTGACGCCGCCGGAATGGCCGGAATGGGGCAATCCACTGGTCTCCGCCGAGGATTATGACACGATCCTGGCCTACAGCCCGTATGACAATGTCGCGGATCGGCCCTATCCGCCCATGCTGATCACGGGCGGCCTGTCCGATCCGCGCGTGACCTATTGGGAGCCCACCAAATGGGCGGCCCGGCTGCGCCATGACGCGCCGAATGGCGGGCCCTATTTCCTGCGCATCGAAATGGAAGGCGGCCATGGCGGCGCTTCCGGCCGGTTCGAAGGCCTGAAGGATATCGCTCTGGACTATGCCTTCGCGCTCGCCGCGATGGGCAAGGTGGAAGATGTTGATCTGAAGGAAGACTGA
- a CDS encoding outer membrane protein assembly factor BamE, protein MSRCAILALSLLALPLTACLTPSRDYHGYVADEAQPRDMQPGEDTRSTVLAQLGSPSTTSIFDENTWIYMSELQERVAYLNPKVKSRSVVAIRFGEDDKVEEVVEYDENAGQIVNYASRETPTRGRELGFWEQIFGTIGAVQLPRTDEATPDNPTGRR, encoded by the coding sequence ATGTCGCGATGCGCGATACTGGCATTGTCATTGCTGGCCCTGCCGCTTACCGCTTGCCTGACGCCATCGCGCGATTATCACGGCTATGTCGCGGACGAGGCCCAGCCCCGCGACATGCAGCCCGGCGAGGATACCCGCTCCACCGTGCTGGCCCAACTGGGTTCGCCCTCGACCACCAGCATCTTTGACGAAAACACCTGGATCTACATGTCGGAACTTCAGGAACGCGTTGCCTACCTGAACCCGAAAGTGAAGTCCCGCAGCGTTGTCGCCATCCGGTTTGGCGAGGACGACAAGGTCGAGGAAGTGGTCGAGTATGATGAGAATGCCGGCCAGATCGTGAACTATGCGTCCCGCGAAACGCCGACTCGTGGCCGGGAACTCGGCTTCTGGGAGCAGATATTCGGCACCATCGGCGCCGTGCAGCTGCCCCGCACCGACGAGGCGACGCCGGACAACCCGACCGGCCGCCGCTAG
- a CDS encoding NepR family anti-sigma factor, with translation MATARKSDESEKLQAKRAALLGHALREAYAEILAEPCPPRMLDLLEQLREKEIELRRKSK, from the coding sequence ATGGCAACTGCCAGGAAGTCGGACGAATCTGAAAAGCTGCAGGCAAAGCGCGCCGCGCTTCTGGGTCATGCCCTGCGAGAAGCTTATGCCGAAATCTTGGCCGAACCATGCCCGCCACGCATGCTGGACCTGCTCGAGCAGCTGCGCGAAAAAGAAATCGAGTTGAGACGCAAATCCAAGTAG
- a CDS encoding integration host factor subunit alpha, which produces MSNQTVTRAEVTDAIVREVGVTRQESSDLLDRTLELIGSALETEDEVKLSRFGNFVVRSKAPREGRNPKTGQEAVIAARRVVTFRPSPMLKSLVDQK; this is translated from the coding sequence ATGAGCAACCAGACCGTCACCAGGGCAGAAGTCACGGATGCAATCGTGCGTGAAGTCGGTGTGACACGTCAGGAATCCTCGGACTTGCTGGACAGGACCCTCGAACTGATCGGGTCTGCCCTGGAAACCGAGGACGAGGTGAAGCTGTCCCGCTTTGGCAATTTCGTGGTCCGCTCCAAGGCACCGCGGGAGGGCCGCAACCCGAAAACGGGACAGGAAGCTGTGATCGCCGCACGCCGTGTCGTCACCTTCCGTCCCTCGCCAATGCTGAAATCATTGGTCGATCAGAAATAG